From a region of the Mycobacteroides saopaulense genome:
- the thpD gene encoding ectoine hydroxylase, whose amino-acid sequence MSAPAITDRYPSRLEAEQPPIVRSEPVVWGAADEGPLAPPALTQMSEQGFLIRPSTVYDATVSALRSEIDRVPSQLGDDPRIIREAGSQEVRSIFEAHVLSSVVMDVACSPGVLDVAEQLLGGPVYLHQSRINAMPAFRGRGFYWHSDFETWHTEDGLPQMRTVSCSIALTVNVAYNGTLQVMPGTHRTFYPCVGATPRDNHRKSLVEQEIGVPSTQTLAEAAVTSGIELFLGQPGDALWFDCNLMHGSGSNISPYPRSNVFLVFNSVENTPQKPFAGYEPRPEYIAARDFTPLTPRSPSSI is encoded by the coding sequence ATGAGCGCCCCCGCGATCACCGATCGCTACCCCAGCCGCCTGGAGGCCGAACAGCCACCGATCGTGCGGAGCGAGCCCGTCGTCTGGGGCGCAGCCGACGAGGGGCCGCTGGCCCCGCCGGCATTGACTCAGATGTCGGAGCAAGGCTTCCTGATCCGGCCCAGCACCGTCTACGACGCGACCGTCTCCGCATTGAGAAGCGAGATCGACAGGGTTCCATCGCAACTCGGCGATGACCCGAGGATCATCAGGGAGGCCGGATCACAGGAGGTGCGTTCCATCTTCGAGGCGCACGTGCTGAGTTCGGTGGTGATGGATGTGGCGTGCTCGCCGGGTGTTCTCGATGTCGCCGAACAGCTGTTGGGCGGGCCCGTATACCTGCATCAGTCCCGCATCAACGCCATGCCCGCGTTCCGGGGGCGCGGCTTCTATTGGCATTCGGACTTCGAGACCTGGCACACCGAAGACGGGCTACCCCAGATGCGCACGGTGTCGTGCTCGATCGCGTTGACCGTCAACGTCGCCTACAACGGGACGCTGCAGGTGATGCCGGGCACGCATCGCACCTTCTATCCCTGTGTAGGCGCGACGCCGCGCGACAACCATCGGAAGTCATTGGTGGAACAAGAGATCGGCGTGCCGTCTACCCAAACGCTTGCCGAGGCCGCCGTCACGAGTGGCATCGAACTATTCCTTGGCCAGCCCGGTGATGCGCTGTGGTTCGACTGCAATTTGATGCACGGATCGGGGTCGAACATCAGTCCCTATCCACGCTCGAACGTGTTCCTGGTGTTCAACTCGGTGGAGAACACCCCGCAGAAACCCTTCGCCGGATACGAACCGCGCCCCGAGTACATCGCCGCGCGAGACTTCACGCCGCTGACCCCCCGATCGCCGAGCAGCATCTGA